One genomic region from Planktothrix serta PCC 8927 encodes:
- a CDS encoding ABC transporter ATP-binding protein: MINQNYLVKYARQYPIRIILTILLGFSGAIFSGVSTTLIVPVVLNLLGQEMEMKGAPPLIQKILVPFGDVPEVYRLGLMAGTILLALVLKNLTTYWSSLVSSSLGRALTCDMREAGLKLMLDVDLDFYAKTKVGDLINQLGGEVARASSAIGIYTGMFTTSITIFVFVIILLSISWQLTLATGVLLFIVTLLNQYIITKSRLSGNLLSKVSRNYSIKQMEVLNGIRLVKAMNNEKSEYEQLKHLIREREKADYKAQMATAAIAPINEVVNMLVLLVLIVIGKFFLSQDQITALSTILLTYLFILFRTLPLISQLNNARSNLAQRVAAINIIGEFLRRDNKPIMKSGSVPFTGLQEGIHFDHISFSYPGHNKLALEDIDLYVPRGTTLALVGGSGAGKSTLADLLPRFYDPVEGCIQLDGCDLRDFDLQNLRKSMGIVSQDTFLFNASVRDNIAYARPNVTDEEIILAAQQANAEEFIVNLPEGFMTPIGDRGVLLSGGQRQRISIARAILQNPDILILDEATSALDTVSERLVQEAIEKLSRDRTTIVIAHRLSTIQTADQIAVLDQGCVAEVGTHDELLAKGGKYAQLYTLQFADEAARDRAIIRSSYDVRSRLNPMMGFLQLLADDLVDDPEERQELLNESYRSATYILDSLEFIEQSVKIRLNSKIKNER, encoded by the coding sequence ATGATTAATCAAAACTATTTAGTCAAATATGCACGGCAATATCCGATTAGGATTATCTTGACAATTCTGTTAGGTTTCTCTGGAGCAATTTTTAGTGGGGTCAGTACCACCTTAATTGTTCCTGTTGTCTTAAATTTACTAGGCCAAGAAATGGAAATGAAGGGTGCTCCGCCCTTAATCCAAAAGATATTAGTACCCTTTGGTGATGTTCCCGAAGTCTATCGCTTGGGATTAATGGCAGGGACAATTTTATTGGCGCTAGTTTTAAAAAATTTAACAACCTATTGGAGCAGCTTAGTTTCCAGTTCTCTCGGTCGCGCCTTAACCTGTGACATGAGAGAAGCTGGATTAAAGTTAATGTTAGATGTGGATTTAGATTTCTATGCAAAAACAAAAGTTGGGGATTTAATTAACCAATTAGGGGGAGAAGTTGCCAGAGCTTCTAGTGCTATTGGTATTTATACGGGAATGTTTACCACATCCATCACCATTTTTGTCTTTGTGATCATTCTCCTATCTATTTCTTGGCAACTGACATTGGCAACAGGCGTCTTGTTATTTATCGTTACTTTATTAAATCAATATATTATTACTAAATCTCGACTATCAGGAAATTTACTATCAAAAGTATCTCGAAATTATTCCATTAAGCAGATGGAAGTCCTGAATGGAATTCGCTTAGTCAAAGCCATGAATAATGAAAAATCCGAATATGAGCAGCTTAAACATTTAATTCGAGAACGAGAAAAGGCAGATTATAAAGCTCAAATGGCAACCGCCGCTATTGCCCCCATCAATGAAGTGGTGAATATGCTGGTGCTATTAGTGCTAATTGTGATCGGAAAATTCTTTTTATCCCAAGATCAAATCACAGCATTATCTACCATTTTACTCACCTATCTATTTATCTTATTCCGCACTTTACCCCTGATTTCTCAGTTGAATAATGCTCGTAGTAACTTAGCTCAACGGGTAGCCGCGATTAACATTATTGGCGAGTTTTTAAGACGGGATAATAAACCGATTATGAAGTCCGGTTCGGTTCCGTTTACAGGACTCCAAGAAGGGATTCATTTTGATCACATTTCTTTTTCCTATCCTGGTCATAACAAACTTGCCCTTGAAGATATTGACCTGTATGTTCCCCGTGGCACAACCTTAGCCTTAGTGGGAGGTTCCGGTGCTGGAAAGTCTACCTTGGCTGATCTTCTGCCTCGATTTTATGATCCAGTCGAGGGTTGTATTCAACTCGATGGTTGTGATTTACGCGATTTTGACTTACAAAACCTGCGAAAATCAATGGGTATCGTTAGTCAAGATACATTCTTGTTTAATGCCTCAGTTCGAGATAATATCGCCTATGCCAGACCCAATGTTACCGATGAAGAAATTATTCTGGCAGCCCAGCAGGCAAATGCTGAGGAATTTATTGTCAATTTACCCGAAGGGTTTATGACCCCCATTGGTGATCGGGGTGTATTACTATCCGGTGGTCAACGTCAACGCATTTCTATTGCTAGAGCCATCTTACAAAATCCCGATATTCTGATTTTAGATGAAGCTACCAGTGCTTTAGATACTGTTTCAGAAAGATTAGTTCAAGAAGCTATTGAAAAACTCAGTCGTGATCGAACAACAATTGTTATTGCCCACCGTTTATCTACAATTCAAACAGCAGATCAAATTGCTGTTTTAGATCAAGGGTGTGTGGCTGAAGTCGGAACTCATGATGAACTATTAGCAAAAGGAGGAAAATATGCTCAACTTTACACCCTACAATTTGCCGATGAAGCTGCGCGAGATCGAGCTATTATTCGCAGTTCCTATGATGTTCGCAGTCGTCTCAACCCTATGATGGGTTTTTTGCAGTTACTTGCAGATGATTTAGTCGATGACCCAGAAGAACGTCAGGAATTGTTGAATGAATCTTACCGCTCGGCTACTTATATTTTAGATAGCTTAGAGTTTATTGAACAAAGTGTAAAAATTCGTCTGAATAGCAAAATCAAAAATGAACGTTAA